One window of the Syngnathus typhle isolate RoL2023-S1 ecotype Sweden linkage group LG21, RoL_Styp_1.0, whole genome shotgun sequence genome contains the following:
- the grip1 gene encoding glutamate receptor-interacting protein 1 isoform X5 gives MPGWKKNIPACLQADQEGDEGPYTKQSAGSRPSDGALAVRRQSIPDEFRGCTLVELMKKEGTTLGLTVSGGIDKDGKPRVSNLRQGGIAARSDQLNVGDYIRSVNGINLAKFRHDEIISLLKNVGERVLLEVEYELPPVSVQGSGVIFKTVEVTLHKEGNSFGFVIRGGACEDRNKCRPIVIATVRSGGPADREGSIKPGDRLLSVDGIRLHGNTLAEAMSVLKQSGQEATMLLEYDVSVMDSVSSASGPLLVEVAKATGSSLGVALSSSMFCSKQVIVIDKVKAASIADRCGALHAGDHILSVDGKSMEFCSLAEATQLLSASCHNVRLEILPQHQARPALNAPQQVKVQRSPRPLPWETGTSAPILPPYHYNTYHPDQSGGRSHNRHANNASLGHTFSPGSMSAYSLSSLNMSIPRNAYPTSPRGTLMRKKQKKKDFKSSLSLASSTVGLAGQVVHTETTEVTLLGDGVMGFGLQLQGGVFATETLSSPPLIAYIDPDSPAERCGILQIGDRILSINGVPTEDSTLEETNQLLRDSSITAQLTLEIEFDVAESVIPSSGTFHVKLPKKPGVELGITISSPSNRKAGDPLIISDIKKGSVAHRTGTLELGDKLLAIDNIRVETCSMEEAVQILRQCEELVKLKIRKDEDNSGKRRPASRPLAKRQPTPTPRLADEQEVSGSIIYTVELQRYGGPLGITISGTEEPFDPIIISSLTKGGLAERTGAIHVGDRILAINSSSLKGKPLSEAITLLQQAGETVTLKIKKHGERTSSLRQTGRGRRRTSACICLCAVSSPKSCPGQENHDGEGGEEPPLTAPPPSAQRLFGTLPSVDSAVESWDGSNVDGGFGSPTPSFQSSPFTFHEWRNAKTGNSQSPASSRRRANPLPDLSGLNDDWEHVTLGGFTVGHDGTEPDQEENFWSQALEDLETCGQSGILRELEEPEKETALLTRATIMSGSTLSLNHEPPASRTSLGRQASFQERSNTRPQVTPRSNTLPSDPQRRAFAMKKMRQEVNDILNQTPVELRKLTLEKSSDLEDFGFSVSDGVLDRGVYVNNIRGGGPAERGGLQAYDRLLQINHVRTRDFDCCLVVPLIAESSNRLDLVISRNPASSANPLTNHTEGTDNSHAPQPTAYQKEAREDAGEDGAPIKWKKPGDGLGAGLGAGLVTNTSV, from the exons ATGCCCGGATGGAAAAAGAACATCCCGGCCTGCCTGCAAGCGGACCAAGAAGGAG ATGAAGGTCCGTACACCAAACAGTCGGCGGGCTCGCGTCCGTCGGACGGCGCGCTGGCCGTCAGGAGGCAGAGCATCCCGG ATGAGTTCCGGGGCTGCACGCTGGTGGAGCTGATGAAGAAGGAGGGCACCACGCTGGGGCTGACCGTGTCGGGCGGCATCGACAAGGACGGAAAGCCGCGGGTGTCCAACCTGAGGCAGGGAGGGATCGCCGCCAG GAGCGACCAGCTGAACGTGGGCGACTACATCCGCTCCGTCAACGGCATCAACTTGGCCAAGTTCCGCCACGACGAGATCATCAGCCTGCTGAAGAACGTGGGCGAGCGCGTGCTGCTGGAGGTGGAATACGAGCTGCCGCCCGTCT CCGTGCAGGGTTCGGGTGTCATCTTCAAGACGGTGGAGGTGACGCTGCACAAGGAAGGGAACAGCTTTGGATTCGTCATCAGAG GTGGAGCCTGTGAAGACAGGAACAAGTGTCGACCCATCGTCATAGCAACCGTGCGCTCGGGAGGGCCAGCCGACAG GGAGGGCAGCATCAAACCTGGCGACCGTCTGCTGAGCGTTGACGGCATCCGTCTCCACGGCAACACGCTGGCGGAAGCCATGAGCGTTCTGAAGCAGAGCGGACAGGAAGCCACCATGCTGCTGGAGTACGACGTCTCCGTCATGG ACTCGGTGTCTTCGGCGTCGGGTCCTCTGCTGGTGGAGGTTGCCAAGGCGACGGGCTCCAGCCTGGGCGTGGCTCTGTCCTCGTCCATGTTCTGCAGCAAGCAGGTCATCGTCATTGACAAAGTGAAAGCGGCCAGCATCGCCGACAG GTGCGGCGCCCTCCACGCGGGCGATCACATCCTGTCGGTGGACGGCAAATCCATGGAGTTCTGCTCCCTGGCCGAGGCCACGCAGCTGCTCTCGGCTTCCTGCCACAACGTGCGCTTGGAGATCCTGCCGCAGCACCAGGCCCGCCCGGCCCTCAACGCGCCGCAGCAAG TCAAGGTGCAGCGTtctccccgccccctcccctggGAGACGGGAACCTCCGCACCCATCCTCCCCCCTTACCACTACAACACGTACCATCCTGACCAATCGGGCGGCAGGTCGCACAACCGCCATGCAAACAACGCGT CGCTGGGCCACACGTTCTCGCCGGGCTCCATGTCGGCGTACAGTCTGTCGTCCCTCAACATGAGCATTCCCAGGAACGCGTATCCCACCAGTCCGCGGGGCACGCTCATGAggaagaagcagaagaagaaggacTTCAAGAGCTCCC tgTCCCTGGCGTCCAGCACGGTGGGTCTGGCCGGCCAGGTGGTCCACACCGAGACCACCGAGGTGACCTTGCTGGGCGACGGCGTCATGGGCTTCGGCCTCCAGCTGCAGGGCGGCGTCTTTGCCACCGAGACGCTCTCCTCGCCCCCGCTCATCGCTTACATCGACCCTGACAGCCCCGCTGAGAG GTGCGGCATCCTCCAGATCGGCGACAGGATCTTGTCCATCAACGGAGTTCCCACAGAAGACTCCACTTTGGAAGAAACCAATCAGCTGCTCAGAGACTCCTCCATCACCGCACAACTCACACTGGAGATTGAGTTCGACGTGGCCg AATCGGTCATCCCGTCCTCCGGAACCTTCCACGTGAAGCTGCCCAAGAAACCGGGAGTGGAACTGGGAATCACCATCAGCT CGCCGTCCAACAGGAAAGCGGGGGACCCTCTCATCATCTCAGACATCAAGAAGGGCAGCGTGGCTCACAG GACGGGCACGCTGGAGCTGGGAGACAAGCTGCTGGCCATCGACAACATCCGCGTGGAGACCTGCTCCATGGAGGAGGCCGTGCAGATCCTGCGGCAGTGCGAGGAGCTGGTCAAGCTCAAGATACGCAAAGACGAGGACAACTCCGGTAAGCGACGGCCGGCGAGTCGCCCGTTAGCGAAGCGGCAGCCCACCCCTACGCCTCGCCTCGCAGACGAGCAGGAGGTGTCGGGGAGCATCATCTACACGGTGGAGCTGCAGCGCTACGGAGGGCCCCTGGGCATCACCATCTCCGGCACCGAGGAGCCTTTCGACCCTATCATCATCTCCTCGCTCACCAAGGGAGGCCTGGCCGAGAG GACGGGCGCCATCCACGTGGGCGACCGCATCCTGGCCATCAACAGCAGCAGCCTGAAGGGCAAACCCCTGAGCGAGGCCATCACCCTCCTCCAGCAGGCGGGGGAGACCGTCACGCTCAAGATCAAGAAACACGGCGAACGTACGTCCTCGCTGCGCCAAACCGGTCGCGGGCGTCGCCGAACCTCAGCCTGCATTTGCCTCTGCGCAGTGTCCAGTCCCAAATCGTGTCCGGGCCAGGAGAACCACGACGGCGAGGGCGGAGAGGAGCCCCCTCTCACGGCGCCGCCCCCTTCGGCTCAGAGGTTGTTCGGCACGCTGCCCTCCGTCGACAGCGCCGTGGAGTCCTGGGACGGGTCCAACGTGGACGGCGGCTTCGGCAGCCCGA ctccttcctTCCAGTCGTCGCCCTTCACCTTCCACGAGTGGCGCAACGCCAAGACGGGCAACAGCCAATCGCCCGCTTCGTCTCGCCGGAGAGCCAATCCGCTGCCGGACCTGTCGGGCCTCAACGACGACTGGGAACACGTCACGCTCGGCGG GTTCACGGTAGGACATGATGGGACAGAACCGGACCAGGAGGAGAACTTCTGGTCTCAGGCTCTGGAGGATCTGGAGACGTGTGGACAGAGCGGAATCCTCAGAGAACtggag GAACCGGAAAAGGAGACGGCGCTCCTCACTAGG GCCACCATCATGTCCGGCTCCACCCTCAGCCTGAACCACGAGCCGCCCGCCTCGCGCACCTCGCTGGGACGCCAGGCCAGCTTCCAGGAACGCAGCAACACCCGCCCCCAG GTGACCCCGCGCTCCAACACCTTGCCCTCCGACCCCCAGCGCAGAGCCTTCGCCATGAAGAAGATGAGGCAGGAAGTCAACGACATCCTCAATCAGACGCCGGTGGAGCTTCGCAAG CTGACTCTGGAAAAGTCTTCCGACTTGGAGGACTTTGGCTTCAGCGTGTCGGACGGCGTTCTCGATCGCGGCGTTTACGTCAACAACATCCGCGGCGGCGGCCCGGCCGAGCGCGGAGGCCTGCAAGCGTACGACCGCCTCCTCCAG ATCAACCACGTGCGCACTCGAGACTTTGACTGCTGCCTGGTGGTTCCGCTCATCGCCGAGTCGTCCAACCGCTTGGATTTGGTCATCAGCCGAAACCCCGCCTCCTCTGCCAACCCGCTGACCAATCATACGGAAGGCACAGACAATAGCCACGCCCCTCAGCCCACCGCTTACCAAAAGGAAGCGCGTGAGGACGCGGGCGAGGACGGCGCGCCAATCAAGTGGAAGAAACCTGGGGACGGGCTGGGGGCCGGCCTGGGGGCGGGGCTAGTCACCAACACTTCTGTATAG
- the grip1 gene encoding glutamate receptor-interacting protein 1 isoform X3, giving the protein MERFLALLRLLQRRRRRRYRADDDYQEGYDDVYFYTSKYHARLLHEGPYTKQSAGSRPSDGALAVRRQSIPDEFRGCTLVELMKKEGTTLGLTVSGGIDKDGKPRVSNLRQGGIAARSDQLNVGDYIRSVNGINLAKFRHDEIISLLKNVGERVLLEVEYELPPVSVQGSGVIFKTVEVTLHKEGNSFGFVIRGGACEDRNKCRPIVIATVRSGGPADREGSIKPGDRLLSVDGIRLHGNTLAEAMSVLKQSGQEATMLLEYDVSVMDSVSSASGPLLVEVAKATGSSLGVALSSSMFCSKQVIVIDKVKAASIADRCGALHAGDHILSVDGKSMEFCSLAEATQLLSASCHNVRLEILPQHQARPALNAPQQVKVQRSPRPLPWETGTSAPILPPYHYNTYHPDQSGGRSHNRHANNASLGHTFSPGSMSAYSLSSLNMSIPRNAYPTSPRGTLMRKKQKKKDFKSSLSLASSTVGLAGQVVHTETTEVTLLGDGVMGFGLQLQGGVFATETLSSPPLIAYIDPDSPAERCGILQIGDRILSINGVPTEDSTLEETNQLLRDSSITAQLTLEIEFDVAESVIPSSGTFHVKLPKKPGVELGITISSPSNRKAGDPLIISDIKKGSVAHRTGTLELGDKLLAIDNIRVETCSMEEAVQILRQCEELVKLKIRKDEDNSDEQEVSGSIIYTVELQRYGGPLGITISGTEEPFDPIIISSLTKGGLAERTGAIHVGDRILAINSSSLKGKPLSEAITLLQQAGETVTLKIKKHGERTSSLRQTGRGRRRTSACICLCAVSSPKSCPGQENHDGEGGEEPPLTAPPPSAQRLFGTLPSVDSAVESWDGSNVDGGFGSPTPSFQSSPFTFHEWRNAKTGNSQSPASSRRRANPLPDLSGLNDDWEHVTLGGFTVGHDGTEPDQEENFWSQALEDLETCGQSGILRELEEPEKETALLTRATIMSGSTLSLNHEPPASRTSLGRQASFQERSNTRPQVTPRSNTLPSDPQRRAFAMKKMRQEVNDILNQTPVELRKLTLEKSSDLEDFGFSVSDGVLDRGVYVNNIRGGGPAERGGLQAYDRLLQINHVRTRDFDCCLVVPLIAESSNRLDLVISRNPASSANPLTNHTEGTDNSHAPQPTAYQKEAREDAGEDGAPIKWKKPGDGLGAGLGAGLVTNTSV; this is encoded by the exons ATGGAGCGCTTCCTGGCTCTCCTGCGCCTGCTCCAAAGGAGGCGCAGGAGGAGGTACCGCGCCGACGACGACTACCAGGAAGGATACGACGACGTCTACTTCTACACCAGCAAGTACCACGCGCGCCTGCTAC ATGAAGGTCCGTACACCAAACAGTCGGCGGGCTCGCGTCCGTCGGACGGCGCGCTGGCCGTCAGGAGGCAGAGCATCCCGG ATGAGTTCCGGGGCTGCACGCTGGTGGAGCTGATGAAGAAGGAGGGCACCACGCTGGGGCTGACCGTGTCGGGCGGCATCGACAAGGACGGAAAGCCGCGGGTGTCCAACCTGAGGCAGGGAGGGATCGCCGCCAG GAGCGACCAGCTGAACGTGGGCGACTACATCCGCTCCGTCAACGGCATCAACTTGGCCAAGTTCCGCCACGACGAGATCATCAGCCTGCTGAAGAACGTGGGCGAGCGCGTGCTGCTGGAGGTGGAATACGAGCTGCCGCCCGTCT CCGTGCAGGGTTCGGGTGTCATCTTCAAGACGGTGGAGGTGACGCTGCACAAGGAAGGGAACAGCTTTGGATTCGTCATCAGAG GTGGAGCCTGTGAAGACAGGAACAAGTGTCGACCCATCGTCATAGCAACCGTGCGCTCGGGAGGGCCAGCCGACAG GGAGGGCAGCATCAAACCTGGCGACCGTCTGCTGAGCGTTGACGGCATCCGTCTCCACGGCAACACGCTGGCGGAAGCCATGAGCGTTCTGAAGCAGAGCGGACAGGAAGCCACCATGCTGCTGGAGTACGACGTCTCCGTCATGG ACTCGGTGTCTTCGGCGTCGGGTCCTCTGCTGGTGGAGGTTGCCAAGGCGACGGGCTCCAGCCTGGGCGTGGCTCTGTCCTCGTCCATGTTCTGCAGCAAGCAGGTCATCGTCATTGACAAAGTGAAAGCGGCCAGCATCGCCGACAG GTGCGGCGCCCTCCACGCGGGCGATCACATCCTGTCGGTGGACGGCAAATCCATGGAGTTCTGCTCCCTGGCCGAGGCCACGCAGCTGCTCTCGGCTTCCTGCCACAACGTGCGCTTGGAGATCCTGCCGCAGCACCAGGCCCGCCCGGCCCTCAACGCGCCGCAGCAAG TCAAGGTGCAGCGTtctccccgccccctcccctggGAGACGGGAACCTCCGCACCCATCCTCCCCCCTTACCACTACAACACGTACCATCCTGACCAATCGGGCGGCAGGTCGCACAACCGCCATGCAAACAACGCGT CGCTGGGCCACACGTTCTCGCCGGGCTCCATGTCGGCGTACAGTCTGTCGTCCCTCAACATGAGCATTCCCAGGAACGCGTATCCCACCAGTCCGCGGGGCACGCTCATGAggaagaagcagaagaagaaggacTTCAAGAGCTCCC tgTCCCTGGCGTCCAGCACGGTGGGTCTGGCCGGCCAGGTGGTCCACACCGAGACCACCGAGGTGACCTTGCTGGGCGACGGCGTCATGGGCTTCGGCCTCCAGCTGCAGGGCGGCGTCTTTGCCACCGAGACGCTCTCCTCGCCCCCGCTCATCGCTTACATCGACCCTGACAGCCCCGCTGAGAG GTGCGGCATCCTCCAGATCGGCGACAGGATCTTGTCCATCAACGGAGTTCCCACAGAAGACTCCACTTTGGAAGAAACCAATCAGCTGCTCAGAGACTCCTCCATCACCGCACAACTCACACTGGAGATTGAGTTCGACGTGGCCg AATCGGTCATCCCGTCCTCCGGAACCTTCCACGTGAAGCTGCCCAAGAAACCGGGAGTGGAACTGGGAATCACCATCAGCT CGCCGTCCAACAGGAAAGCGGGGGACCCTCTCATCATCTCAGACATCAAGAAGGGCAGCGTGGCTCACAG GACGGGCACGCTGGAGCTGGGAGACAAGCTGCTGGCCATCGACAACATCCGCGTGGAGACCTGCTCCATGGAGGAGGCCGTGCAGATCCTGCGGCAGTGCGAGGAGCTGGTCAAGCTCAAGATACGCAAAGACGAGGACAACTCCG ACGAGCAGGAGGTGTCGGGGAGCATCATCTACACGGTGGAGCTGCAGCGCTACGGAGGGCCCCTGGGCATCACCATCTCCGGCACCGAGGAGCCTTTCGACCCTATCATCATCTCCTCGCTCACCAAGGGAGGCCTGGCCGAGAG GACGGGCGCCATCCACGTGGGCGACCGCATCCTGGCCATCAACAGCAGCAGCCTGAAGGGCAAACCCCTGAGCGAGGCCATCACCCTCCTCCAGCAGGCGGGGGAGACCGTCACGCTCAAGATCAAGAAACACGGCGAACGTACGTCCTCGCTGCGCCAAACCGGTCGCGGGCGTCGCCGAACCTCAGCCTGCATTTGCCTCTGCGCAGTGTCCAGTCCCAAATCGTGTCCGGGCCAGGAGAACCACGACGGCGAGGGCGGAGAGGAGCCCCCTCTCACGGCGCCGCCCCCTTCGGCTCAGAGGTTGTTCGGCACGCTGCCCTCCGTCGACAGCGCCGTGGAGTCCTGGGACGGGTCCAACGTGGACGGCGGCTTCGGCAGCCCGA ctccttcctTCCAGTCGTCGCCCTTCACCTTCCACGAGTGGCGCAACGCCAAGACGGGCAACAGCCAATCGCCCGCTTCGTCTCGCCGGAGAGCCAATCCGCTGCCGGACCTGTCGGGCCTCAACGACGACTGGGAACACGTCACGCTCGGCGG GTTCACGGTAGGACATGATGGGACAGAACCGGACCAGGAGGAGAACTTCTGGTCTCAGGCTCTGGAGGATCTGGAGACGTGTGGACAGAGCGGAATCCTCAGAGAACtggag GAACCGGAAAAGGAGACGGCGCTCCTCACTAGG GCCACCATCATGTCCGGCTCCACCCTCAGCCTGAACCACGAGCCGCCCGCCTCGCGCACCTCGCTGGGACGCCAGGCCAGCTTCCAGGAACGCAGCAACACCCGCCCCCAG GTGACCCCGCGCTCCAACACCTTGCCCTCCGACCCCCAGCGCAGAGCCTTCGCCATGAAGAAGATGAGGCAGGAAGTCAACGACATCCTCAATCAGACGCCGGTGGAGCTTCGCAAG CTGACTCTGGAAAAGTCTTCCGACTTGGAGGACTTTGGCTTCAGCGTGTCGGACGGCGTTCTCGATCGCGGCGTTTACGTCAACAACATCCGCGGCGGCGGCCCGGCCGAGCGCGGAGGCCTGCAAGCGTACGACCGCCTCCTCCAG ATCAACCACGTGCGCACTCGAGACTTTGACTGCTGCCTGGTGGTTCCGCTCATCGCCGAGTCGTCCAACCGCTTGGATTTGGTCATCAGCCGAAACCCCGCCTCCTCTGCCAACCCGCTGACCAATCATACGGAAGGCACAGACAATAGCCACGCCCCTCAGCCCACCGCTTACCAAAAGGAAGCGCGTGAGGACGCGGGCGAGGACGGCGCGCCAATCAAGTGGAAGAAACCTGGGGACGGGCTGGGGGCCGGCCTGGGGGCGGGGCTAGTCACCAACACTTCTGTATAG
- the grip1 gene encoding glutamate receptor-interacting protein 1 isoform X10 has translation MPGWKKNIPACLQADQEGDEGPYTKQSAGSRPSDGALAVRRQSIPDEFRGCTLVELMKKEGTTLGLTVSGGIDKDGKPRVSNLRQGGIAARSDQLNVGDYIRSVNGINLAKFRHDEIISLLKNVGERVLLEVEYELPPVSVQGSGVIFKTVEVTLHKEGNSFGFVIRGGACEDRNKCRPIVIATVRSGGPADREGSIKPGDRLLSVDGIRLHGNTLAEAMSVLKQSGQEATMLLEYDVSVMDSVSSASGPLLVEVAKATGSSLGVALSSSMFCSKQVIVIDKVKAASIADRCGALHAGDHILSVDGKSMEFCSLAEATQLLSASCHNVRLEILPQHQARPALNAPQQALGHTFSPGSMSAYSLSSLNMSIPRNAYPTSPRGTLMRKKQKKKDFKSSLSLASSTVGLAGQVVHTETTEVTLLGDGVMGFGLQLQGGVFATETLSSPPLIAYIDPDSPAERCGILQIGDRILSINGVPTEDSTLEETNQLLRDSSITAQLTLEIEFDVAESVIPSSGTFHVKLPKKPGVELGITISSPSNRKAGDPLIISDIKKGSVAHRTGTLELGDKLLAIDNIRVETCSMEEAVQILRQCEELVKLKIRKDEDNSDEQEVSGSIIYTVELQRYGGPLGITISGTEEPFDPIIISSLTKGGLAERTGAIHVGDRILAINSSSLKGKPLSEAITLLQQAGETVTLKIKKHGERTSSLRQTGRGRRRTSACICLCAVSSPKSCPGQENHDGEGGEEPPLTAPPPSAQRLFGTLPSVDSAVESWDGSNVDGGFGSPTPSFQSSPFTFHEWRNAKTGNSQSPASSRRRANPLPDLSGLNDDWEHVTLGGFTVGHDGTEPDQEENFWSQALEDLETCGQSGILRELEEPEKETALLTRATIMSGSTLSLNHEPPASRTSLGRQASFQERSNTRPQVTPRSNTLPSDPQRRAFAMKKMRQEVNDILNQTPVELRKLTLEKSSDLEDFGFSVSDGVLDRGVYVNNIRGGGPAERGGLQAYDRLLQINHVRTRDFDCCLVVPLIAESSNRLDLVISRNPASSANPLTNHTEGTDNSHAPQPTAYQKEAREDAGEDGAPIKWKKPGDGLGAGLGAGLVTNTSV, from the exons ATGCCCGGATGGAAAAAGAACATCCCGGCCTGCCTGCAAGCGGACCAAGAAGGAG ATGAAGGTCCGTACACCAAACAGTCGGCGGGCTCGCGTCCGTCGGACGGCGCGCTGGCCGTCAGGAGGCAGAGCATCCCGG ATGAGTTCCGGGGCTGCACGCTGGTGGAGCTGATGAAGAAGGAGGGCACCACGCTGGGGCTGACCGTGTCGGGCGGCATCGACAAGGACGGAAAGCCGCGGGTGTCCAACCTGAGGCAGGGAGGGATCGCCGCCAG GAGCGACCAGCTGAACGTGGGCGACTACATCCGCTCCGTCAACGGCATCAACTTGGCCAAGTTCCGCCACGACGAGATCATCAGCCTGCTGAAGAACGTGGGCGAGCGCGTGCTGCTGGAGGTGGAATACGAGCTGCCGCCCGTCT CCGTGCAGGGTTCGGGTGTCATCTTCAAGACGGTGGAGGTGACGCTGCACAAGGAAGGGAACAGCTTTGGATTCGTCATCAGAG GTGGAGCCTGTGAAGACAGGAACAAGTGTCGACCCATCGTCATAGCAACCGTGCGCTCGGGAGGGCCAGCCGACAG GGAGGGCAGCATCAAACCTGGCGACCGTCTGCTGAGCGTTGACGGCATCCGTCTCCACGGCAACACGCTGGCGGAAGCCATGAGCGTTCTGAAGCAGAGCGGACAGGAAGCCACCATGCTGCTGGAGTACGACGTCTCCGTCATGG ACTCGGTGTCTTCGGCGTCGGGTCCTCTGCTGGTGGAGGTTGCCAAGGCGACGGGCTCCAGCCTGGGCGTGGCTCTGTCCTCGTCCATGTTCTGCAGCAAGCAGGTCATCGTCATTGACAAAGTGAAAGCGGCCAGCATCGCCGACAG GTGCGGCGCCCTCCACGCGGGCGATCACATCCTGTCGGTGGACGGCAAATCCATGGAGTTCTGCTCCCTGGCCGAGGCCACGCAGCTGCTCTCGGCTTCCTGCCACAACGTGCGCTTGGAGATCCTGCCGCAGCACCAGGCCCGCCCGGCCCTCAACGCGCCGCAGCAAG CGCTGGGCCACACGTTCTCGCCGGGCTCCATGTCGGCGTACAGTCTGTCGTCCCTCAACATGAGCATTCCCAGGAACGCGTATCCCACCAGTCCGCGGGGCACGCTCATGAggaagaagcagaagaagaaggacTTCAAGAGCTCCC tgTCCCTGGCGTCCAGCACGGTGGGTCTGGCCGGCCAGGTGGTCCACACCGAGACCACCGAGGTGACCTTGCTGGGCGACGGCGTCATGGGCTTCGGCCTCCAGCTGCAGGGCGGCGTCTTTGCCACCGAGACGCTCTCCTCGCCCCCGCTCATCGCTTACATCGACCCTGACAGCCCCGCTGAGAG GTGCGGCATCCTCCAGATCGGCGACAGGATCTTGTCCATCAACGGAGTTCCCACAGAAGACTCCACTTTGGAAGAAACCAATCAGCTGCTCAGAGACTCCTCCATCACCGCACAACTCACACTGGAGATTGAGTTCGACGTGGCCg AATCGGTCATCCCGTCCTCCGGAACCTTCCACGTGAAGCTGCCCAAGAAACCGGGAGTGGAACTGGGAATCACCATCAGCT CGCCGTCCAACAGGAAAGCGGGGGACCCTCTCATCATCTCAGACATCAAGAAGGGCAGCGTGGCTCACAG GACGGGCACGCTGGAGCTGGGAGACAAGCTGCTGGCCATCGACAACATCCGCGTGGAGACCTGCTCCATGGAGGAGGCCGTGCAGATCCTGCGGCAGTGCGAGGAGCTGGTCAAGCTCAAGATACGCAAAGACGAGGACAACTCCG ACGAGCAGGAGGTGTCGGGGAGCATCATCTACACGGTGGAGCTGCAGCGCTACGGAGGGCCCCTGGGCATCACCATCTCCGGCACCGAGGAGCCTTTCGACCCTATCATCATCTCCTCGCTCACCAAGGGAGGCCTGGCCGAGAG GACGGGCGCCATCCACGTGGGCGACCGCATCCTGGCCATCAACAGCAGCAGCCTGAAGGGCAAACCCCTGAGCGAGGCCATCACCCTCCTCCAGCAGGCGGGGGAGACCGTCACGCTCAAGATCAAGAAACACGGCGAACGTACGTCCTCGCTGCGCCAAACCGGTCGCGGGCGTCGCCGAACCTCAGCCTGCATTTGCCTCTGCGCAGTGTCCAGTCCCAAATCGTGTCCGGGCCAGGAGAACCACGACGGCGAGGGCGGAGAGGAGCCCCCTCTCACGGCGCCGCCCCCTTCGGCTCAGAGGTTGTTCGGCACGCTGCCCTCCGTCGACAGCGCCGTGGAGTCCTGGGACGGGTCCAACGTGGACGGCGGCTTCGGCAGCCCGA ctccttcctTCCAGTCGTCGCCCTTCACCTTCCACGAGTGGCGCAACGCCAAGACGGGCAACAGCCAATCGCCCGCTTCGTCTCGCCGGAGAGCCAATCCGCTGCCGGACCTGTCGGGCCTCAACGACGACTGGGAACACGTCACGCTCGGCGG GTTCACGGTAGGACATGATGGGACAGAACCGGACCAGGAGGAGAACTTCTGGTCTCAGGCTCTGGAGGATCTGGAGACGTGTGGACAGAGCGGAATCCTCAGAGAACtggag GAACCGGAAAAGGAGACGGCGCTCCTCACTAGG GCCACCATCATGTCCGGCTCCACCCTCAGCCTGAACCACGAGCCGCCCGCCTCGCGCACCTCGCTGGGACGCCAGGCCAGCTTCCAGGAACGCAGCAACACCCGCCCCCAG GTGACCCCGCGCTCCAACACCTTGCCCTCCGACCCCCAGCGCAGAGCCTTCGCCATGAAGAAGATGAGGCAGGAAGTCAACGACATCCTCAATCAGACGCCGGTGGAGCTTCGCAAG CTGACTCTGGAAAAGTCTTCCGACTTGGAGGACTTTGGCTTCAGCGTGTCGGACGGCGTTCTCGATCGCGGCGTTTACGTCAACAACATCCGCGGCGGCGGCCCGGCCGAGCGCGGAGGCCTGCAAGCGTACGACCGCCTCCTCCAG ATCAACCACGTGCGCACTCGAGACTTTGACTGCTGCCTGGTGGTTCCGCTCATCGCCGAGTCGTCCAACCGCTTGGATTTGGTCATCAGCCGAAACCCCGCCTCCTCTGCCAACCCGCTGACCAATCATACGGAAGGCACAGACAATAGCCACGCCCCTCAGCCCACCGCTTACCAAAAGGAAGCGCGTGAGGACGCGGGCGAGGACGGCGCGCCAATCAAGTGGAAGAAACCTGGGGACGGGCTGGGGGCCGGCCTGGGGGCGGGGCTAGTCACCAACACTTCTGTATAG